A region from the Geotrypetes seraphini chromosome 10, aGeoSer1.1, whole genome shotgun sequence genome encodes:
- the ENPP7 gene encoding ectonucleotide pyrophosphatase/phosphodiesterase family member 7 has protein sequence MWVTPLLLALFLPLVSAVPLQQRKSATKLLLISFDGFRWNYDQDVDMPNLNAMAKDGVKAQYITPPFITITSPIHFTLLTGKYIENHGVIHNMFFNTSNGLKLPYYPTQGKSEWWDNGSLPIWITAQRQGLKTGSLFFPGGNATYQGEQVNVKKVESGFHKWDNKTEWANNIETVMRWFTEQDVDFVALYFGEPDSTGHKYGPESQERKNIVKQVDWAIGHIRSRIEDYGLKAKLNMIITADHGMRTILKEPAVNEIVLSRIPNFSFKDIQFELLDYGPTGLIMPKEGKLEQVYQALKNGHPHLNVYKKEELPERFHYGKNPRVPPLVLYGDPGYVVHGKIKVQNNKGEHGFDNEDMDMKTIFRAVGPSFKQDLMVEPFESIHIYALMCELLGIMPEAHNGSLEVTRNLLADATPPSTESQVAFIVVVTLGSITGFLLIVFLGSLINTAISRRREGQRA, from the exons ATGTGGGTTACTCCTCTGCTTTTGGCCCTGTTTCTCCCCTTGGTCTCTGCTGTTCCCCTCCAGCAGAGAAAAAGCGCCACCAAACTGCTTCTGATTTCGTTCGATGGCTTCCGTTGGAACTACGACCAAGACGTGGACATGCCGAACCTGAATGCCATGGCCAAGGATGGGGTGAAGGCACAATATATCACCCCCCCTTTCATCACAATAACCAGCCCAATCCACTTCACGCTACTGACAG GAAAGTATATAGAAAACCATGGCGTTATCCACAACATGTTCTTCAATACATCAAATGGGCTGAAACTGCCCTACTATCCCACCCAGGGCAAGTCAGAGTGGTGGGACAATGGAAGTTTGCCCATCTGGATCACAGCTCAGAGGCAG GGCCTGAAAACCGGGTCTCTCTTTTTTCCTGGAGGCAATGCTACCTACCAAGGTGAACAAGTGAATGTGAAGAAGGTGGAAAGTGGATTCCACAAATGGGACAACAAGACAGAGTGGGCAAACAACATTGAAACTGTCATGAGGTGGTTCACAGAACAGGATGTTGACTTTGTAGCCCTCTACTTTGGAGAGCCAGATTCCACTGGACACAAATATGGTCCAGAATCTCAAGAAAGGAAAAATATAGTCAAACAGGTGGACTGGGCCATTGGCCACATTAGAAGCCGCATTGAAGACTACGGGTTGAAAGCCAAACTCAACATGATCATTACAGCAGATCATGGCATGAGAACAATCCTGAAAGAACCAGCGGTCAATGAGATTGTACTTTCAAGGATACCAAATTTCTCCTTCAAGGACATACAGTTTGAGCTGCTTGACTATGGACCCACTGGACTAATTAtgccaaaggaaggaaaactggAGCAGGTGTACCAAGCCCTGAAAAATGGTCATCCACATCTTAAtgtctacaagaaagaagagcttccagagcGGTTCCACTACGGCAAGAATCCTCGCGTACCTCCGTTGGTCCTGTATGGTGACCCAGGATATGTTGTCCATGGA aaAATCAAAGTTCAGAATAACAAGGGAGAGCATGGCTTTGACAATGAGGACATGGACATGAAAACCATCTTCCGGGCTGTAGGGCCATCCTTTAAGCAGGATCTGATGGTGGAGCCTTTTGAAAGTATACACATCTATGCACTCATGTGTGAGCTGTTGGGCATCATGCCTGAAGCACACAATGGATCTCTGGAGGTCACCAGGAACCTACTGGCAGATGCAACCCCACCCAGCACAG AGTCGCAGGTGGCTTTCATTGTGGTCGTAACATTAGGCTCAATCACAGGTTTCCTGCTCATCGTTTTCCTAGGGAGCCTTATCAACACAGCTATCAGCAGGAGGAGAGAAGGACAACGG GCGTAA